One window of Thermocoleostomius sinensis A174 genomic DNA carries:
- a CDS encoding DUF4912 domain-containing protein yields the protein MMMYPKKAFVKFSAVLLALTATPQLLITVLDTEAVHAQSSSPAPASFPLPESLPADATLRVDGSSSMTVINEALKRRFEERFADANVELAASGTQPALEALLNGDINLAAIGRALTNDEKAQGLIEVPVSREKIAVIVGPDNPFNGDITFEQFARIFRGEITDWSELGGEPGPIRFVDRPESSDTRQSFSQYDVFEQAPFVTGPNAVQVADDDTAAVINELGSDGIGYAIADQVLDRNDVKIVSMHQTLPDDPRYPFSQPRGYVYRETPDPVAQAFLGFATSAPGQEAVAEAREAEAAAVDAGVASPSPVESPAAVAPAAPVEPAETETAQAPVATETRDRGGSGWLWLLPLLLLGGLLWWLLGRRPAETAPVAATGAVVPPPPLDDESRIILTPRDCRNAYAYWEVPERHKARLREQGGRNLSLRLYDVTDIDLDRQPPHSMKQFDCRESEPDLHVPIPVDNRDYLAELGYMTDDGKWLSLVRSRHVRVPACVAPAPAPKVGGAALAGGAAALGGAALAAANRSTPTPASVVTPVSTEGSRIVLTPRSSRDAYAYWEMPDALKADLARPGGPDLKLRIYDVTDIDFDKQPAHGFQEYDCHDRDTDRHVPIPAADRDYLAEIGYPSANGWVKIARSNAVRVPSEIAGNNGNPIGAALAGGAAAVTGLAAATVLRDKTPDKPAEPPAIQAPTSRIVLSPRSGKEIVAAWDTPESHKSLLKQQGGRDLKLRIYDVTDINLDEHHAHSVQQYDCDDQTTEITLPVSLTDRDYIAEIGYVTSDGRWLKLARSESIRVPAAVPSTESATSIPTAIGATAATLGTVAAIGTPVEPVAERPATNLPSQLPRCSIQNLVVHSQRNCYLLNDDRMRQIQERVSATKTLEPGSYIVRIKDGTFGYDARGIGQADEPLVVLWIQGGKVINKQTDVPVTATWSTLNGYADLLNLDVLETTTLHALFFDTYLDDNEGELTLSIVKLPSL from the coding sequence ATGATGATGTACCCTAAAAAAGCATTCGTTAAATTTTCGGCTGTCTTGCTGGCGCTCACAGCCACTCCTCAGCTTTTGATCACTGTGTTGGATACAGAAGCGGTTCATGCTCAGTCTTCTAGCCCTGCGCCTGCCTCGTTTCCCTTACCGGAATCACTACCTGCTGATGCCACGCTTCGAGTCGATGGATCAAGCAGTATGACTGTAATTAACGAAGCTCTGAAACGACGATTTGAAGAACGATTTGCAGACGCTAACGTTGAACTTGCGGCCAGTGGAACCCAACCAGCCCTTGAGGCACTGTTGAATGGCGATATCAACCTGGCGGCGATCGGTCGTGCTCTTACGAATGATGAGAAAGCACAAGGACTGATTGAAGTGCCAGTTAGTCGCGAAAAGATCGCCGTTATTGTGGGACCAGATAATCCGTTCAATGGCGATATCACCTTTGAACAATTTGCCCGCATTTTTCGCGGCGAAATTACCGATTGGTCTGAGCTTGGTGGCGAACCGGGCCCGATTCGTTTTGTCGATCGTCCTGAATCGAGCGACACGCGCCAATCCTTCAGTCAGTATGACGTGTTTGAACAAGCCCCGTTTGTCACTGGTCCGAATGCCGTTCAGGTGGCAGACGATGACACGGCAGCGGTAATCAACGAACTGGGTAGTGATGGAATTGGCTATGCCATTGCGGATCAGGTGCTCGATCGCAATGATGTGAAAATTGTGTCAATGCACCAAACGTTGCCGGATGATCCCCGCTATCCCTTCTCACAGCCACGGGGCTATGTGTATCGCGAAACCCCTGATCCGGTCGCCCAAGCCTTTCTGGGATTTGCCACCTCTGCTCCTGGACAGGAAGCAGTCGCCGAAGCCAGAGAAGCCGAAGCAGCGGCTGTAGATGCTGGCGTGGCGTCTCCAAGTCCCGTGGAATCACCAGCGGCAGTTGCCCCCGCTGCCCCAGTGGAACCTGCCGAAACCGAAACGGCTCAAGCTCCAGTTGCGACAGAAACCCGCGATCGGGGTGGATCAGGCTGGCTGTGGCTACTGCCCTTATTGCTGTTGGGTGGCTTATTGTGGTGGCTACTGGGTCGTCGTCCCGCCGAAACGGCTCCTGTCGCGGCAACTGGGGCAGTGGTGCCACCTCCCCCCCTCGACGACGAGAGCCGAATTATTTTAACGCCTCGCGATTGCCGCAATGCCTATGCCTATTGGGAAGTGCCCGAGCGCCACAAAGCGCGTTTACGGGAACAAGGGGGACGCAACTTGTCGCTGCGCCTGTATGATGTCACAGATATTGATCTCGATCGCCAGCCACCCCACAGTATGAAACAGTTCGACTGTAGGGAATCGGAACCAGATTTACATGTGCCGATTCCGGTAGACAACCGGGATTATCTGGCAGAACTGGGCTACATGACCGATGACGGCAAGTGGTTAAGTCTAGTTCGATCGCGGCATGTGCGCGTACCTGCTTGCGTTGCTCCTGCCCCTGCCCCCAAAGTCGGAGGAGCCGCCTTGGCTGGAGGAGCGGCTGCCCTCGGAGGAGCCGCCTTGGCTGCGGCAAACCGATCAACCCCGACTCCTGCTTCTGTGGTTACGCCAGTTTCGACAGAAGGTAGCCGCATCGTGCTGACGCCGCGTAGCTCTCGTGATGCCTATGCCTATTGGGAAATGCCAGATGCACTCAAGGCTGACTTGGCTCGTCCTGGTGGTCCCGATCTGAAGCTGCGCATTTATGATGTCACCGATATTGACTTTGACAAACAGCCCGCCCACGGTTTTCAAGAGTATGATTGCCATGATCGAGACACCGACCGCCATGTGCCCATTCCGGCGGCCGATCGCGATTACCTAGCTGAAATTGGTTATCCTAGTGCAAACGGCTGGGTGAAAATTGCCCGTTCCAACGCAGTACGAGTTCCATCGGAAATTGCCGGCAACAATGGTAATCCGATCGGGGCCGCTTTAGCTGGAGGAGCCGCAGCCGTTACCGGTCTGGCTGCCGCGACTGTGTTGCGAGACAAAACTCCCGATAAACCAGCCGAACCACCTGCGATTCAAGCCCCTACTAGCCGGATTGTGCTGAGTCCTCGCAGCGGTAAAGAGATTGTAGCCGCCTGGGATACACCCGAATCCCATAAGTCCCTGCTGAAGCAACAGGGTGGGCGCGATCTGAAGTTGCGGATCTATGATGTCACCGACATTAACCTCGACGAGCACCACGCTCACAGCGTTCAACAATACGACTGTGATGATCAGACCACCGAAATTACCCTGCCCGTTTCACTGACCGATCGCGATTACATTGCCGAAATTGGCTATGTTACTAGTGATGGGCGGTGGTTGAAGTTGGCGCGATCGGAGTCCATTCGAGTTCCAGCCGCAGTACCCAGTACTGAATCTGCCACCAGCATTCCCACTGCCATTGGAGCAACGGCTGCAACCCTTGGCACGGTAGCCGCCATTGGCACTCCGGTAGAGCCTGTGGCGGAGCGTCCAGCAACAAATCTACCAAGCCAGTTGCCACGTTGCTCGATTCAAAACCTAGTTGTGCACAGCCAGCGCAACTGTTATTTGCTCAACGACGATCGAATGCGGCAGATCCAGGAGCGCGTTTCTGCAACTAAAACCTTGGAACCGGGTTCTTATATCGTTCGTATTAAGGACGGGACATTTGGCTATGACGCGAGGGGGATCGGCCAAGCCGATGAGCCATTGGTAGTGCTATGGATTCAAGGCGGTAAGGTCATCAACAAGCAAACAGATGTACCAGTGACTGCTACTTGGTCTACGTTGAATGGTTATGCAGACCTCCTCAACCTAGATGTTTTGGAAACAACTACACTGCACGCTCTATTTTTTGACACTTACTTGGACGACAACGAAGGTGAACTCACTCTGTCGATCGTGAAGTTGCCGTCGCTGTAA
- a CDS encoding DNA-formamidopyrimidine glycosylase: protein MPELPEVETVRRGLNQVTLHQPIVSGEILLNRTIAFPSPPSAFLENLIGKTVIQWHRRGKYLLAELVEQEGHQKAGWLGVHLRMTGQLLWLPNTTPLQKHCRVRLIFPQLQELRFVDQRTFGQMWFVPPNHAPEAIMSGLTHLGPEPFSPEFSVDYLAGKLRDRHRPIKNALLDQTIVAGIGNIYADEALFLSGIKPETPCAALNLAQMRRLHAAIVQVLQTAIEARGTTFSDYRDVAGVNGNYAGLAWVYDREGLACRICKTKIMRIKMAGRSAHFCPVCQQ, encoded by the coding sequence GTGCCCGAATTACCAGAAGTTGAAACGGTGCGACGCGGCTTAAATCAAGTCACTCTGCATCAGCCGATTGTGAGTGGTGAGATCTTGCTCAATCGCACTATTGCGTTTCCCTCTCCCCCCTCGGCGTTCCTAGAGAATCTTATTGGTAAAACCGTGATCCAATGGCATCGGCGGGGCAAGTATCTGTTGGCAGAGCTAGTTGAACAAGAGGGACACCAGAAAGCGGGATGGTTAGGGGTGCATCTGCGGATGACGGGACAACTGCTATGGCTGCCGAACACAACCCCGTTGCAAAAACACTGTCGTGTGCGGTTGATCTTTCCTCAACTGCAAGAACTACGATTCGTGGATCAGCGTACGTTTGGGCAAATGTGGTTTGTGCCGCCTAATCATGCTCCAGAAGCCATCATGTCAGGACTGACACACTTAGGTCCAGAGCCGTTTTCGCCAGAGTTTTCTGTTGACTATTTGGCTGGAAAATTGCGCGATCGCCACCGTCCAATTAAGAACGCACTGCTGGATCAAACCATTGTGGCAGGCATTGGCAATATTTATGCAGACGAAGCACTGTTTCTCAGCGGAATTAAACCAGAGACCCCGTGCGCAGCGCTGAATTTAGCGCAGATGAGACGATTACATGCAGCGATCGTTCAAGTGTTGCAAACGGCAATTGAGGCTAGGGGAACCACCTTCAGCGATTATCGAGATGTGGCGGGAGTGAATGGAAACTATGCCGGGCTTGCCTGGGTTTACGATCGAGAAGGGTTGGCATGCCGGATCTGTAAAACAAAAATTATGCGGATCAAGATGGCTGGGCGATCGGCACATTTTTGTCCGGTTTGCCAACAGTAG
- a CDS encoding SDR family oxidoreductase — protein MVSIQDQIVLVTGASSGIGAACARAFAQTGAKLVLTARRFDRLQQLAQTLEQEFKTQIYPLQLDVCDRSQVEGVLKALPEPWQAVDILINNAGLSRGLDKVHQGSVQDWEEMIDTNIKGLLYMTRLLVPGMVDRGRGHIINIGSIAGHQAYPGGAVYCATKAAVRTLSAGLKMDLLGTPVRVSEIDPGIVETEFSQVRFHGDTERAKRVYESTTPLTADDIAEVVVFCTTRPPHVNVSEIVVLATDQAAATMVHRRSV, from the coding sequence ATGGTTTCAATTCAAGATCAAATTGTTTTAGTGACGGGCGCCAGCAGTGGTATTGGAGCCGCCTGTGCCAGAGCCTTTGCCCAAACAGGGGCTAAGCTGGTCCTAACGGCTCGACGGTTCGATCGCCTCCAGCAACTGGCTCAAACCCTTGAGCAAGAATTTAAGACCCAAATTTACCCACTTCAACTGGATGTTTGCGATCGATCGCAAGTGGAAGGTGTTCTAAAAGCATTGCCTGAACCATGGCAAGCGGTTGATATCCTTATCAACAATGCTGGACTCAGCCGAGGGCTAGACAAGGTACATCAAGGCAGCGTTCAAGACTGGGAAGAGATGATTGACACCAACATCAAAGGACTGCTGTACATGACTCGGTTGCTCGTGCCGGGCATGGTCGATCGCGGACGTGGACACATTATTAACATCGGTTCGATCGCCGGTCATCAAGCCTATCCCGGTGGAGCCGTTTATTGTGCTACCAAAGCAGCAGTTCGTACTCTATCGGCAGGGTTAAAGATGGATTTGTTAGGAACCCCCGTTCGGGTTAGCGAAATTGATCCGGGCATTGTCGAAACTGAATTCAGCCAAGTGCGCTTCCACGGTGATACAGAACGGGCCAAACGGGTCTACGAAAGCACGACACCGCTCACCGCAGATGACATTGCAGAAGTCGTTGTATTTTGTACAACCCGCCCGCCGCACGTCAACGTTAGTGAAATCGTCGTTCTGGCTACAGACCAAGCTGCTGCCACTATGGTTCACCGCCGATCGGTCTAA
- a CDS encoding GAP family protein, producing MNSIFISLLPYIIGSAAVPLQIIIELLLLKSPDRGLLKAINYVAGMTVTRLLQGLVFGLVFAESVALADSSEGKNPIISTLLLVLGILLLVAAYKKWQKQTDPDDPPPKWLTMLDSATPSTAFKIGFTLPLIGVKLWVFTLSALATIAAAQLGQPSSTIAFLYFILLAEALLLLPILFRILLPTQSEIILSNLSDWLTDNQRPITITVSLIFGLLFLQSGLRGLLA from the coding sequence ATGAATTCTATATTTATTTCGCTTCTACCGTATATTATTGGTAGTGCGGCCGTGCCATTGCAAATCATCATTGAACTGTTGCTACTGAAAAGTCCCGATCGAGGGCTGCTCAAGGCAATTAACTATGTGGCAGGCATGACGGTCACACGGCTATTACAGGGGTTGGTTTTTGGCTTAGTTTTTGCGGAGTCAGTGGCGTTGGCAGACAGCAGCGAGGGGAAAAATCCAATTATTTCAACGTTGCTTCTAGTGCTAGGCATTCTTTTGTTGGTTGCCGCTTACAAAAAGTGGCAAAAGCAGACAGATCCTGATGATCCGCCTCCCAAATGGTTGACTATGCTTGACAGTGCAACCCCCTCCACAGCATTTAAAATTGGATTCACATTACCCTTAATTGGAGTGAAATTGTGGGTGTTTACCCTCAGCGCTCTGGCTACGATCGCGGCAGCACAATTAGGACAGCCATCTAGCACAATTGCATTTCTCTATTTTATTTTGCTTGCTGAAGCCCTATTATTATTACCAATTTTATTCCGTATCCTGCTGCCCACTCAGTCAGAAATCATTCTTTCAAACCTCTCAGATTGGTTAACTGACAACCAACGCCCGATTACAATTACTGTTTCCTTAATCTTTGGTTTATTGTTCCTACAGTCTGGTCTAAGGGGTCTACTTGCCTGA
- a CDS encoding response regulator: protein MEENSTCCFILILEENQRHANLIESVFTETGRPYQLAIVRDGRQAMDFLHQRGEFTDTPRPHLILLDLNLPGKDGREVLAEIKADAKLRRIPIVVLTACTDKTDILKSYALQGNSYVIKADDSCQLAAIVKRIEEFWLGIVTLPLE, encoded by the coding sequence ATGGAAGAGAATTCAACCTGCTGTTTTATTCTAATTCTTGAAGAAAATCAACGTCACGCCAACTTAATTGAATCAGTGTTTACTGAAACAGGGCGTCCGTATCAATTGGCGATCGTCCGGGATGGCAGGCAAGCCATGGATTTTCTACATCAACGCGGCGAGTTCACTGATACTCCCCGTCCTCACCTAATTCTTTTAGATTTAAACTTACCTGGGAAAGATGGTCGAGAAGTATTAGCAGAAATTAAAGCAGATGCTAAGCTCAGGCGTATTCCAATCGTGGTGCTGACGGCTTGCACAGATAAAACCGATATTTTGAAAAGCTACGCGCTTCAAGGAAATTCCTATGTCATTAAAGCAGATGATTCTTGTCAGCTTGCTGCTATTGTCAAGCGCATTGAAGAATTTTGGCTAGGAATTGTTACTCTTCCGTTGGAATAA
- a CDS encoding sensor histidine kinase, producing MVDAALKNVDLTQLKQPAIHVLTQIQAHGVLLVLQEPDLQILQVSNNTLSLFGIAPDEMLALRLEDILDPFQVDRLKAGLVHENLDLVNPSKVWIRKKERGDDYLVFDAVFHRSADGFLVLELEPAFAQENIPFLSFYHLARASINQLESTSNLHDFCQIIVQEVRKVTGFDRVMLYRFDEDGHGTVLAEEKLDDMESYFGLHFPESDIPRPARKLFVSNWIRIIPDTHSESVALTPTLNPATQQPTDLTLSILRSPYPCHIEYLHNMGVGASLTISLVKDQKLWGIIACHHLTPKHVPYELRKACEFLGRVIFSELSTREETADYHYRVKLAHVQSQLVEFMSQEDSFVNGLIAHQPNLLDLTDAQGAAICFNGNWTTVGRTPQPEELDFLVQWLAKNVDRDVFYTDSLPQIYLDAEKYKDLASGLLAIPISKRTCVLWFRPEVVQTVNWGGDPTRAFELKETQGDVRLCPRKSFELWKETVRLRSLPWKQVEVNAALELRKAIVNIVLRQADELAQLAQDLERSNAELKKFAYVASHDLQEPLNQVANYVQLLEMRYQDQLDEDADEFIDFAVEGVSLMQTLIDDVLAYSKVDLQGIEWQLTNVETALTQALGNLRGRIAETQAEITHDPLPTIVADGTQLMQLFQNLIGNAIKFRKLDQSPKIHISVQRQEEAWLFSVQDNGIGLDPQFADRIFVIFQRLHTRDEYPGTGMGLAICKKIVECHRGQMWVESQLGQGATFYFTIPVGGRDRDHANGRKLQNYLFGRG from the coding sequence ATGGTAGATGCTGCTTTAAAGAATGTCGATCTAACTCAGTTGAAACAACCTGCGATTCACGTCCTAACCCAAATTCAAGCACATGGAGTTTTGCTAGTTCTACAAGAGCCAGATTTGCAGATTTTGCAAGTGAGCAACAACACCTTGAGTTTGTTTGGGATTGCCCCAGATGAGATGTTGGCTTTGAGGTTAGAAGACATTCTTGATCCGTTTCAAGTCGATCGCCTTAAAGCAGGTTTAGTACATGAGAACCTGGATCTCGTCAACCCAAGTAAAGTATGGATTCGCAAAAAAGAACGAGGTGATGATTATTTAGTGTTTGATGCAGTGTTTCATCGCAGCGCTGACGGTTTTTTAGTGTTGGAACTAGAGCCTGCATTTGCTCAAGAAAACATACCGTTTTTGAGTTTCTATCATTTGGCACGCGCGTCGATCAATCAACTAGAATCTACATCAAACTTGCACGATTTCTGTCAAATTATTGTACAAGAAGTGCGTAAGGTGACAGGGTTCGATCGCGTCATGCTCTACAGGTTTGATGAGGACGGACATGGGACCGTATTGGCTGAGGAAAAGCTAGATGACATGGAGTCGTATTTTGGGCTACATTTTCCCGAATCTGACATTCCCCGCCCTGCTCGCAAACTGTTTGTCTCTAATTGGATTCGTATTATTCCTGATACACATAGTGAGTCTGTAGCGTTAACCCCTACCCTGAATCCTGCAACTCAACAGCCCACGGATCTCACTCTGTCTATTCTCCGCAGTCCGTATCCTTGCCACATTGAATATCTCCACAACATGGGAGTAGGCGCTTCGTTAACAATCTCATTAGTAAAAGATCAAAAGCTATGGGGCATAATTGCCTGCCATCATTTGACGCCGAAACATGTACCCTATGAATTGCGTAAAGCTTGCGAATTTTTAGGACGGGTGATCTTTTCTGAACTCTCTACTCGCGAGGAAACGGCTGATTATCACTACCGAGTCAAACTGGCGCATGTTCAATCGCAGTTGGTTGAATTCATGTCACAGGAAGACAGTTTTGTGAATGGATTGATTGCCCATCAACCTAATCTTTTAGATTTGACTGATGCACAGGGAGCCGCTATTTGTTTTAACGGCAATTGGACAACAGTAGGACGTACACCACAACCGGAAGAACTGGATTTTTTAGTGCAATGGTTGGCGAAAAATGTCGATCGAGATGTGTTTTATACCGATTCGCTGCCCCAAATCTACCTCGACGCCGAAAAATACAAAGATTTGGCCAGTGGTTTATTAGCGATTCCCATTTCGAAGCGCACCTGTGTCTTGTGGTTCCGTCCCGAAGTGGTGCAAACGGTGAACTGGGGCGGCGATCCCACTCGTGCGTTTGAACTGAAAGAAACCCAAGGCGACGTCCGGTTGTGTCCGCGTAAATCGTTTGAGTTATGGAAAGAAACGGTGCGGCTGAGGTCGTTGCCGTGGAAGCAGGTTGAGGTGAATGCGGCTTTGGAATTGCGTAAAGCGATCGTCAACATTGTGCTGCGACAGGCGGATGAATTGGCGCAACTAGCACAAGATTTGGAACGCTCTAACGCTGAGTTAAAGAAATTTGCCTATGTGGCCTCTCACGACTTGCAAGAGCCACTCAATCAGGTGGCTAACTATGTGCAACTGCTGGAGATGCGCTATCAAGATCAACTAGACGAAGATGCCGACGAATTCATCGATTTTGCGGTAGAAGGTGTGAGCTTAATGCAAACTCTGATCGATGATGTGCTGGCCTACTCGAAGGTGGACTTGCAGGGCATTGAGTGGCAGCTAACCAATGTGGAAACAGCCCTCACTCAGGCATTGGGCAACCTGCGCGGACGCATCGCTGAAACTCAGGCGGAAATTACCCATGATCCGTTACCGACGATCGTGGCAGACGGTACACAACTGATGCAGCTTTTTCAAAACCTGATCGGCAATGCAATCAAATTTAGAAAATTAGACCAGTCACCCAAAATTCACATCAGCGTGCAGCGGCAAGAAGAAGCGTGGCTGTTTTCGGTACAGGACAATGGCATTGGACTCGATCCGCAGTTTGCCGATCGGATTTTTGTCATTTTCCAACGCTTGCACACTCGTGACGAATATCCAGGCACAGGCATGGGATTGGCTATTTGCAAGAAAATTGTGGAATGTCACCGGGGGCAAATGTGGGTAGAATCCCAACTTGGTCAGGGTGCAACGTTCTATTTCACGATTCCGGTAGGAGGACGCGATCGCGATCATGCCAACGGACGCAAGCTGCAAAATTATCTTTTTGGTCGAGGATAA
- a CDS encoding response regulator, with protein sequence MPTDASCKIIFLVEDNRGDIRLIQEALKTTATLCEMVIARDGMEAMAYLRQDGEHQNAVRPDLILLDLNLPKKDGREVLAEIKADPQLRHIPVVVLTTSRNEEDILKSYDLHVNCYISKSRNLSQLFKIVRGIEKFWLETATLPPSEGR encoded by the coding sequence ATGCCAACGGACGCAAGCTGCAAAATTATCTTTTTGGTCGAGGATAATCGAGGCGATATTCGTTTAATTCAAGAGGCCTTGAAAACCACAGCCACGCTGTGCGAAATGGTGATTGCCCGTGATGGCATGGAAGCAATGGCCTATTTGCGGCAGGATGGGGAGCACCAAAACGCGGTTCGTCCAGACCTCATTCTGCTGGATTTAAACTTGCCAAAAAAAGATGGACGGGAGGTGTTAGCAGAAATCAAGGCAGATCCGCAACTTCGGCATATCCCCGTTGTTGTGTTGACCACATCGCGCAATGAGGAAGATATCCTCAAAAGCTACGATCTCCATGTCAACTGCTACATCTCTAAATCCCGCAATCTCAGTCAATTGTTCAAAATCGTGAGGGGGATTGAGAAATTTTGGTTGGAAACTGCCACCCTGCCGCCTTCCGAAGGTCGATAG
- a CDS encoding ATP-binding response regulator, giving the protein MLLVEDNLAEARLLQEFLKGTAVGQFQLVHKKRLQEAIAYLTTDWADVILLDLTLPDSQGLDSLDTLIAQVPSLPIVVLTNTNNDELAVEAVRHGAQDYLFKRLVNQDNLVRSVRYAIERKQASEALREANEALEARVQARTAELAAANQQLMQQAALLDITTDAIVVTTLNYRILFWNKGAETLYGWNRSDALGQSMLDLIHSAETLPIDPLTQHQLLEIGYWQSELQQVTKDQQSVLVQSRWTLVRDEAGQPRSILIVNTDITEKKQLEAQFLQAQRLESLGTLASGIAHDLNNILTPILAIAKLLPLKLPDLSERNQQMIKALESSAQHGTNLVKQILLFAQGGESEWMPLQLEAVLTDLEIIIQQTFPRSIDVHIHRATDLWTVTADATQLHQVLMNLCVNARDAMPNGGTLTISLDNFYSNEEFARKHLDANIGPYVVLTVSDTGVGMSTTTLSRIFDPFFTTKEVGKGTGLGLSAVLGITKSHGGFVAVRSDVGQGSEFQVYLPAIEESGVGNRESGMGD; this is encoded by the coding sequence GTGTTACTGGTTGAAGATAATCTGGCGGAAGCTCGTTTACTGCAAGAGTTTCTCAAAGGCACAGCCGTCGGACAATTTCAGTTAGTGCACAAAAAGCGCTTGCAGGAAGCCATTGCTTACTTGACAACCGATTGGGCAGATGTAATTCTGCTGGACTTAACGCTGCCAGACAGCCAAGGTCTCGACTCTCTTGACACACTGATTGCTCAGGTTCCCAGCTTACCCATTGTAGTACTGACTAACACCAACAACGATGAATTAGCCGTAGAAGCGGTCCGTCACGGGGCCCAAGATTATTTATTCAAACGGTTGGTGAATCAAGATAACCTAGTGCGATCGGTGCGCTATGCCATTGAACGCAAACAAGCGTCGGAAGCCCTGCGCGAAGCCAATGAAGCCCTCGAAGCTCGAGTGCAAGCCCGCACTGCTGAACTAGCGGCAGCCAATCAGCAACTCATGCAACAGGCGGCTTTGCTCGATATCACTACCGATGCTATTGTCGTTACAACGTTAAACTATCGCATCTTGTTTTGGAACAAAGGCGCAGAAACCCTATACGGTTGGAACCGATCGGACGCCTTGGGGCAGTCTATGCTCGATCTTATACATTCGGCTGAAACGTTGCCCATCGATCCATTGACACAGCACCAGTTGCTTGAAATTGGGTATTGGCAAAGCGAATTACAGCAAGTCACAAAGGATCAACAGTCAGTGTTAGTGCAAAGCCGCTGGACTCTGGTGCGCGACGAAGCCGGACAACCGCGATCGATTTTGATTGTCAATACCGATATCACCGAGAAAAAGCAACTGGAAGCCCAATTCCTGCAAGCTCAGCGATTAGAGAGCTTAGGCACCTTGGCGAGTGGCATTGCGCACGATCTCAACAATATCCTGACACCGATTTTGGCCATTGCCAAACTGTTGCCTCTTAAGCTTCCTGACCTCAGCGAACGCAACCAGCAAATGATCAAGGCCCTGGAAAGCAGCGCTCAGCATGGCACAAACTTAGTGAAACAAATCCTGCTATTTGCCCAAGGTGGTGAAAGTGAGTGGATGCCGCTGCAACTGGAAGCTGTACTCACCGATCTAGAAATCATCATTCAACAAACTTTTCCCAGATCGATCGACGTTCACATCCATCGTGCAACCGATCTATGGACAGTGACCGCCGATGCGACTCAGTTGCATCAGGTGTTGATGAATCTTTGCGTCAATGCCCGCGATGCCATGCCTAACGGAGGAACGTTAACCATCTCACTAGACAATTTCTACAGCAACGAAGAATTTGCTCGTAAACATTTAGATGCAAACATTGGACCCTACGTTGTACTCACGGTGAGCGACACAGGCGTTGGCATGAGTACTACAACCCTGTCTCGCATCTTTGATCCGTTTTTCACGACCAAAGAGGTGGGGAAGGGAACGGGGTTGGGGTTGTCTGCGGTGTTGGGCATTACCAAAAGCCATGGGGGCTTTGTTGCAGTGCGTAGCGATGTTGGGCAAGGCAGCGAGTTTCAGGTGTATCTGCCTGCGATCGAGGAATCTGGTGTGGGGAATCGGGAATCGGGAATGGGGGATTGA